Below is a genomic region from Pseudomonas extremaustralis.
TTCGACCTGAACGATGACTTCCTGGCCTTCGCTCAGGACGTCCTTGATGTTCACGCGGCCTTCGGGGGCTTTCTTGAAGTATTCGCGGGAGATTTCTTTGAGTGGCAGGAAGCCGTGGCGCTCGGAGCCGAAATCGACAAAGGCAGCCTCAAGGCTTGGTTCGATGCGAGTAATACGGCCTTTATAGATGTTGGCCTTCTTTTGCTCGCGTGCACCGGATTCGATGTCCAGGTCGTAGAGGCGTTGGCCATCTACCAGTGCAACACGCAACTCTTCGGGTTGAGTTGCGTTAATCAGCATTCTTTTCATGTTGTACCGTCGGTTTCCGGGCTGCCGGAAACGGCGTTCGGCACACACGACTTCTCACGGTCGGTGTCAGGTGCGTCAAGAGTGGTTGGCCACTCCAGTGTCCAGCTAAATCGGCCAATTGGGCCGGTATCGCGACGGACGCGTCCTGCTTGTTAGCGGCGGTGACAAAGGCACCACTTCAACAAAAGCTAAGGTCAGGAGGAGGAATCAACCGGCGACTGTGGACGAGATGAAGCGTCTAAATATAAGCCTAGTGCTACACGGTCCGACGGTTGTGCATCTCCACCCTACACGTATCCCTGATAATTCGGGTGCTGCCGCGCGCAGAATCCGCAGCGGGTTGGCATTTACCGTGTTCTCCAATGGGGAGTCCACGCTCATGGCTAAACAAGACCGAGTGCGGGCGATTGCGCTCTCACTCGGCTCTTAACAGGCGTTGTTTCCGAAGCATTCGCCATGGACTGGCTCAAGACTGACTGCACTTTGTGAACTGGCCGTAAATATCGGCACGGAAGGCGAGTATTCACTCTGCTTCCTGCGCTCGCTTCAGGCCTCATGTCACCTGCGCTTGTTACAATCTCAAGCCTTCCTAGGTGGCGAAAGCCCCGTAGGACGGCCTCGCGTCCTGATGAATTGCGATGGTCAGGGCCGGCAGTTTGCCGCAAGTCCTCTGTCCAGGCCGCTTTTGGCGGCGTTCGCGACTATAGCAGCAATGATTAAGTGCTTCAATTCCATAAAAAATTGTTATCATCGCCGCCATGACGACTACCGCCCCCCAGACCCCCAGCGTACAGCTGCTCGAGGTCTCGCCGGAATATGCCGGCCAACGCATTGACAATTTCCTCCTGGCCAGGCTCAAAGGCGTGCCCAAGACCTTGATTTACCGCATTTTGCGTAAAGGCGAAGTGCGCGTGAACAAGGGGCGGATCAAGCCCGAGTACAAGTTGCAGGCGGGCGATATCGTTCGTGTGCCGCCGGTACGCGTGCCTGAGCGTGATGAGCCTGTGCCGTTGGCCCAGGGCCTGTTGCAGCGTCTTGAGGCGTCGATTGTCTTCGAAGACAACAAGCTGATCGTGATCAACAAGCCCTGCGGTATCGCCGTTCATGGCGGCAGTGGCCTGAGTTTTGGCGTGATCGAAGCCTTTCGCCAGTTGCGCCCGGATGCCAAGGAGCTGGAACTGGTTCATCGTCTGGACCGCGACACCTCCGGCCTGCTGATGATCGCCAAGAAGCGCAGCATGTTGCGCCATCTGCACACGGCCTTGCGGGGCGATGGTGTGGACAAGCGCTATATGGCGCTGGTGCGCGGCCACTGGGCCAGCTCGATCAAGAGCGTCCGTGCGCCGTTGCAGAAGAGCAATCTGCGTTCCGGCGAGCGCATGGTCGAAGTGGATGAGGAGGGCAAAGAGGCCCTGACCCTGTTCAAGGTGCTGCGTCGCTTTGGCGACTTCGCTACCCTGGTGGAGGCCAAGCCGGTCACCGGTCGTACTCACCAGATTCGCGTACATACCTTGCACGCGGGCCATTGCATCGCCGGTGATACCAAGTACGGCGACGAGGATTTCTCCAAGGAAATCCGTGATCTGGGCGGTAAACGCCTGTTCCTGCATGCCTATATGCTCACTGTGCCGTTGCCCGATGGCGGCGAATTGAAGCTACAGGCGCCGGTCGATGAGATGTGGGCCAAGACCGTGGAGCGCTTGAGTGTCGCGCCTTGATTACAAGCTACTGATTTTCGATTGGGACGGTACCCTGGCCAACTCCATTGGTCGGATCGTTGAATCGATGCATGTGGCGTCGACACGCTCGGGTTTCGAGCTGTGCAGCGACCTGGCGGTCAAGGGCATCATCGGCCTGGGTTTGCCTGAAGCGATCCGCACCCTGTACCCGCAGATCGGCGACGATGAGCTGGTGGCGTTCCGCGACCATTACGCCGATCACTACATTGCGCTGGAGGCCGAGCCCTCGCCGCTGTTTGATGGTGTGGTGCAATCCCTGGAGGCATTTCGCGCCGAGGGTTATCACCTTGCTGTCGCGACCGGCAAGGCGCGTCGCGGCCTGGATCGGGTGCTCAAGGCGCACGGTTGGGAAGATTATTTCGACATCACCCGCGCCGCCGATGAAGCCGCCAGCAAGCCCCATCCTCTGATGTTGGAGCAGATCCTGGCACATTGTGGTGTGTCGCCGCGCCAGGCGTTGATGGTGGGCGATGCGTCTTTCGATCTGATGATGGCGCGCAACGCTGGCATGGACAGCGTGGCGGTGAGCTACGGCGCCCAGTCTGGCGAAGCTTTGCAGCAATACGAGCCCAGGCTGACGATCGATCATTTTTCCGAGTTGCAGGCCTGGCTTGGCCGGGCTCAATAAGTCTTTGCTGGGGTTGATGGCATGAGTGACGAATGGAAAGCGCCTGAGAAGGCCGAGAGCGGTGATGACAAGAGCTGGAAGCTGCTGGAGAAAACCCTCCTGGCCGGCGTCCAGGAGCAACGTCGTGCACGGCGCTGGGGGATTTTCTTCAAGTTGCTGACCTTTACCTACCTGATAGCCATGCTGATGCTGTTCAGTCCGCTGATGGATATTGAGAAAAGCGCGACCCGTGGCGCCAGCTACACCGCCCTGATCGAAGTGCGTGGTGTGATCGCCGACAAGGAGTCCGCCAGCGCCGACAATATCGTCACCAGTCTGCGCGCCGCGTTCGAAGACCCCAAGGTCAAGGGTGTGATCCTGCGTATCAACAGCCCGGGCGGCAGTCCGGTGCAGTCGGGCTACGTGTACGACGAGATTCGCTGTTTGCGCGGCCTGCACCCGGATATCAAGCTGTATGCGGTGATTTCCGACCTTGGAGCCTCGGGCGCCTATTACATTGCCAGTGCTGCGGATCAGATCTATGCCGACAAGGCCAGCCTTGTCGGTTCCATTGGTGTAACGGCGGCCGGTTACGGATTTGTCGGTACCATGGAAAAGCTGGGTGTGGAGCGGCGTACCTACACCTCGGGTGAGCACAAGTCGTTCCTCGATCCGTTCCAGCCGCAAAAGGCCGATGAAACCGAGTTCTGGCAGGGCGTGTTGGACACCACTCATCGCCAGTTCATTGCCAGCGTGAAGCAGGGGCGCGGGGATCGTCTGAAGGATAAGGACCACCCGGAGCTGTTCTCCGGGCTGGTGTGGTCGGGCGAGCAGGCTTTGCCGCTGGGATTGATCGATGGCCTGGGTAGCGCCAGTTCAGTGGCGCGGGACGTGATTGGTGAGAAGGAACTGGTGGATTTCACCGTTGAGGAATCGCCGTTCGACCGCTTTTCCAAGAAACTCGGCGCCAGCGTGGCGGAGAAGTTGGCCCTGTACATGGGCTTTCAGGGCCCGACCCTGCGCTGAGATCTCAAGCTCGGTGTAGATAAGTGGGGCGTTTCTAAGGGATTTGTACGCCTTGCGCCAGCAGCATATCCACCAGTCGAATAAGGGGTAGGCCGACGAGGCTGGTCGCATCCGGTCCTTCAGTGCTCTGGAACAGGCTCACCCCCAGCCCTTCGGCCTTGAAGCTGCCTGCGCAGTCATACGGCTGCTCGATACGCAGGTAGCGCTC
It encodes:
- the rluC gene encoding 23S rRNA pseudouridine(955/2504/2580) synthase RluC, which codes for MTTTAPQTPSVQLLEVSPEYAGQRIDNFLLARLKGVPKTLIYRILRKGEVRVNKGRIKPEYKLQAGDIVRVPPVRVPERDEPVPLAQGLLQRLEASIVFEDNKLIVINKPCGIAVHGGSGLSFGVIEAFRQLRPDAKELELVHRLDRDTSGLLMIAKKRSMLRHLHTALRGDGVDKRYMALVRGHWASSIKSVRAPLQKSNLRSGERMVEVDEEGKEALTLFKVLRRFGDFATLVEAKPVTGRTHQIRVHTLHAGHCIAGDTKYGDEDFSKEIRDLGGKRLFLHAYMLTVPLPDGGELKLQAPVDEMWAKTVERLSVAP
- a CDS encoding HAD-IA family hydrolase encodes the protein MSRLDYKLLIFDWDGTLANSIGRIVESMHVASTRSGFELCSDLAVKGIIGLGLPEAIRTLYPQIGDDELVAFRDHYADHYIALEAEPSPLFDGVVQSLEAFRAEGYHLAVATGKARRGLDRVLKAHGWEDYFDITRAADEAASKPHPLMLEQILAHCGVSPRQALMVGDASFDLMMARNAGMDSVAVSYGAQSGEALQQYEPRLTIDHFSELQAWLGRAQ
- a CDS encoding S49 family peptidase, with the protein product MSDEWKAPEKAESGDDKSWKLLEKTLLAGVQEQRRARRWGIFFKLLTFTYLIAMLMLFSPLMDIEKSATRGASYTALIEVRGVIADKESASADNIVTSLRAAFEDPKVKGVILRINSPGGSPVQSGYVYDEIRCLRGLHPDIKLYAVISDLGASGAYYIASAADQIYADKASLVGSIGVTAAGYGFVGTMEKLGVERRTYTSGEHKSFLDPFQPQKADETEFWQGVLDTTHRQFIASVKQGRGDRLKDKDHPELFSGLVWSGEQALPLGLIDGLGSASSVARDVIGEKELVDFTVEESPFDRFSKKLGASVAEKLALYMGFQGPTLR